GGCGTTGGAACGCTCCCGCTCCCTCACAGCCGGCCGGAGATTCTCGTCACCCCCAACGACGTGGCGGCGCTCGTTTACCGAAGCGCGGAATTTGGAAACGGGCTCGTGTTAAGTGTATATTATCCCCCATATTTTCGCTGCGCCGACGCCACTAACTATTTACTCGTCGACGAAGATTTGGGATATTACGAGCCGGTGATCGCGCGGGACGCGGCGCGAACAGGCGACCTCATAATCTATGTGCAGCGCTGCAATCAGTTAGCCAATCGCGACCAAAGATTCGCTCAAGTGAGCGCGCCTGCTTGGCTTGGGCGGTGGCGCTTGCCCGAACGACGAACCTAACCGTGACGCGCGATGCCTTCGCTCCCTTCGACGGAAGGTGGCTTTGAAAGAAAATCGCGTTCTAGAGGGGTGAATGGTGGGAACCGAACAAATTGACGAACGCAACGGCGAAAGCTCGCAAGCAGTTCCCGCCACGTCTCTCTGTTCATCCCATGAGACCGCTCCGCAAAACGACGCTGACGGCCCTCTTTCTGCTGGATTTTCATCACCCACCGGTTGCCTGGAGCAACTGGAGCCCATGAGCGCAGCCGGCTGGGTTGCCTTTCCCGGAAAGGACCCGAGTTCTATCGACGTCGTTGTCAGGCTCGATGCGCTAACGCTCGCGACAGGAAGTCCGTTCATCCAGCGCGACGACGTCGAGATGCACCTTCTATCTGTGGGGCCCCATGGATTTCATCTCGCGTGGTCATTTGCTGACTTGAAACATATTGAAGAGCTGTTGGCGGTCGATCCAGATCGGGTAAGCGACCTCGTCGTCGAAGCGCGCTGTGAGGGCTTTGTTTGGAATCTCGCTGTGCTCCCGTCTCGATCGCGGACGCGCCGTGAATGGCGCGACTATTTTAGCGTTCGCTTCGTAGACTCGGCGACTATCGACACCCCCGGCACCCCGTTTTTCGGCGCCCTGGAATCTGTCGGCCGCACTGTCACGTCGGGATGGGTCGTGCCCAAATCAAATGACTCGGGCGCGTGCGTAGTTTCGATGTGGATCGACGACGCAAGGATAATCGAGCAGACTTGCGAACTCGCCAACCGCCCGGACGTCGCAGCCGCCGTAGATAGACCTTGGATTTATGCGTTTTCTCTCCGGCCGAGCGTAGCTGATATCGGCAAGGCCCTCTCACGGTTGTTGGCTCTGAGAAAAGGGGACGCTTCGGGGATAGCCAACTTTTCGTGCCGCGTGGGCTGGTCTTCCGGCTTAGGGATTTCGGGAAACGCGGGCCTGTGCGAATTCCGTATTCCATCCGGCTTCGTCGTTACGCGCACTTTGCTCGAATGGATTGAATTTTTTGGCCTCGAGTTGAGCTCTGACCTTCTCGCCAACAGGCTTCCGGTATACCGGAAAATCGCGCATCAAATCGCGCGAGACGGAGATGATCAAAAATACTCCGAAATTGATGAATTTTATCGGTCGAGCATGACTTTCCTAAGCCGATCCGAGTCGCCCACGTTCAGAACGTCGCGGGTGACCCTGGTGGAGCGTCACTTCGATGTCGATTTTTATCTTTCAAAATATGGCGCTGATCCCAAAGTCGCCGAAGATCCTGTTGAACATTACCTTTCAATTGGCGCAGCCGCCGATCATGATCCCCATCCCCTATTTTCAAACTCCGCCTTTCGTCGAAGCCTTGCTCTGCGACATAATGCGAAACCGGAGGACAACGATCCGTTTGCGCACTTTCTCAAACATCACGCCTTTATCGAGGCCGACCCGCACCCCATGTTTTCGACTGCATGGTACAAGCATAAATATTCGTTGCCTGACCATTGGAATCCTTGGGTCGACTATGTTGAAGGGGGCTGGAATTTCGGCCGAGAGCCAAATTGGCTGTTCCTCCAGGAACTCGTCGAAGAGGCCACGGAGCGAACGAGCGAAACGGTCTCCCCCCTGGAAACCTATCTGAACGACGACGCCTGCGCGGAGATCACGCCGCACCCAATGTTCCCCTCGAGCTGGAAGCGTTCCGACTACATTCGGTATTTCTCCGGCAACCCAAATGCGAAAGAGTTCGCGACGGTGCTGTTCGACCGTTCGAATTATCTTTCCCAAGTCGAAAGCCCGAAACTAATCTGCGGAAGCGCCTTTGCCGATTACTTCGCCGAGGGGGAGCTTAACGAGCGTAGTCCAAATGTTCTCTTCAATCCAATTTGGTATCGGCGCGCTTACGGAATCGATTCCGATTTCTTAGGGCCATTCGCGCACTACCTTTATATTGGAGAGCGCCTGAATTATCAGCCATCCCGCTTTTTTGACACGCGGAATTACAAGGAGAAAAACAACGACGTTGTTCTAGCGCGCTCCGGACTGGCCTACCACTTTCTTCTAAGATGCCACGCCGAACCGTCTCGGCGCGCATGTGCTCGGTTTGACAGCGGGTGGTTCGCCGCCAACGCGCCCGGCGGGGTGGCCGACATGCGTTCATTCTTGAACGGCAAATTATTGGCTCCTGTTGAACCGCATCCCGCGCTAATCGTCTCGAAACGCGTCCGACATTCGGACCTGGTAGGCCTACTTGAGTGCGAAGAGGATGATCAACGCCCGCTCCCCGCTGGCGTCGCATCAGTGTTTCATTTCGAGAACCTCGAGAGACCGACTCGCGGACTCGTCATGTCTGAGATTGACCGATACGAGGCCGAACTCGCGAATGACGATCCGGATCAGGCGCAGGCGCTTAGATTAAACGAGCCGATCACCCGAATGTATGAAATGTTCGATGACGTGGGGGCCGAGAGGGTTCGTTTGGAGGTTGCGGAAATCTGCGAGCCGCGGCCCCTTGTCTCGGTCATCATGCCTGCGCGCAACCGAGTCGGCGTCATTTC
The nucleotide sequence above comes from Methylocystis parvus OBBP. Encoded proteins:
- a CDS encoding glycosyltransferase; amino-acid sequence: MVGTEQIDERNGESSQAVPATSLCSSHETAPQNDADGPLSAGFSSPTGCLEQLEPMSAAGWVAFPGKDPSSIDVVVRLDALTLATGSPFIQRDDVEMHLLSVGPHGFHLAWSFADLKHIEELLAVDPDRVSDLVVEARCEGFVWNLAVLPSRSRTRREWRDYFSVRFVDSATIDTPGTPFFGALESVGRTVTSGWVVPKSNDSGACVVSMWIDDARIIEQTCELANRPDVAAAVDRPWIYAFSLRPSVADIGKALSRLLALRKGDASGIANFSCRVGWSSGLGISGNAGLCEFRIPSGFVVTRTLLEWIEFFGLELSSDLLANRLPVYRKIAHQIARDGDDQKYSEIDEFYRSSMTFLSRSESPTFRTSRVTLVERHFDVDFYLSKYGADPKVAEDPVEHYLSIGAAADHDPHPLFSNSAFRRSLALRHNAKPEDNDPFAHFLKHHAFIEADPHPMFSTAWYKHKYSLPDHWNPWVDYVEGGWNFGREPNWLFLQELVEEATERTSETVSPLETYLNDDACAEITPHPMFPSSWKRSDYIRYFSGNPNAKEFATVLFDRSNYLSQVESPKLICGSAFADYFAEGELNERSPNVLFNPIWYRRAYGIDSDFLGPFAHYLYIGERLNYQPSRFFDTRNYKEKNNDVVLARSGLAYHFLLRCHAEPSRRACARFDSGWFAANAPGGVADMRSFLNGKLLAPVEPHPALIVSKRVRHSDLVGLLECEEDDQRPLPAGVASVFHFENLERPTRGLVMSEIDRYEAELANDDPDQAQALRLNEPITRMYEMFDDVGAERVRLEVAEICEPRPLVSVIMPARNRVGVISRAINSVLAQTYKNLELIVVDDGSSDGTAVVAAGSGDDRVQVISIKPSGVSAARNVGLQAAKGQYIAYLDSDNTWEKTYLTTLIGTMVSKNLPVAHAALRIFAANGIVRHRGAPYDGESMDRENYIDMNVFVHHRRIIDEGVRFDETLLRCVDWDFIRRSCLEVGPSSYVPVIGCNYLDDDRLGRITTDELQGDFFRLCLRQVNLAPHVTGIARKRKPTFSLIWPVHRSEESVFLRTIWTAVRHMRCGRHELIIVANGLSDNATRQLAAMSRRINGMRVIHLWRSFHFFPATMLARRLTLSDRFLLWNGHIQYDSAAIESLMNSNDPAPLEFPLVLDQAGAILPGYFTVSRDGADILDVGSEQKLPKLREKIFSIGSRDFPVSVSREHFDRLGGFDTDYAIRLGLLDLVTRSLTENARSVVLRTDCILRGTPQEIDLLNDRSYLREREKHQRASILPVGIAPSLDSVLFKLVKPMRQVKIEGGIVLSKPSKLRVVSTPKRTGGLRIDIRCPAPDDHTTKHWGDWHFANSLATAFQANGQTATVRLRPAWSGPVTGIDVALHIRGIVDIAPVPNALNVIWIISHPDKIRSEELEAVDLVISSSQILSDHLYKRFGVSSVVLPQATDSQRFNFKDELPRMTLQDRLLFIGNSRKYPRRIVLDAVQSGAPLDIYGGDWEYYVPRRFIRGSYVPNQEVAGYYRSAAAVLNDHWPTMARAGIISNRIFDAIAAGGVVISDEVEGIGKLFDGHVRTCADARTLNELISGLPDWAPSLEARKKMSAQILAEHSFDARARQIAALIHDL